The following proteins come from a genomic window of Halorussus halophilus:
- a CDS encoding DUF7344 domain-containing protein, producing MTYTGRDSSSEEFDRIGELCAVLADARRRQVLHHLYTSEDETATVEDLADSLVTLDCCSSDSDHVSLRLHHVTLPKLDDAGLVEYDPRSNCVRYRETQTLERLPRRISGIGEAT from the coding sequence ATGACATACACTGGTCGGGATTCGTCATCGGAGGAGTTCGACCGAATCGGGGAACTCTGTGCTGTCCTCGCAGACGCACGCCGCCGCCAGGTTCTCCACCATCTCTACACGTCGGAGGACGAGACGGCGACGGTCGAGGACCTCGCCGATTCTCTGGTCACCTTAGACTGTTGTAGCAGCGACAGTGACCACGTCTCACTTCGACTCCATCACGTAACGCTGCCGAAACTGGACGACGCGGGGTTGGTCGAGTACGACCCGCGAAGCAACTGTGTTCGGTACCGAGAAACGCAAACACTGGAACGACTACCGCGTCGAATTTCTGGGATTGGCGAGGCGACCTGA
- a CDS encoding bifunctional metallophosphatase/5'-nucleotidase gives MRRSAPIVLILCLVVAGAVPPAATATDTHRETASLAQTPHAAQAAQNNSTTVTILSYNDVQTAAAENGTFPRMVTLLNQRRAAHDNPTVVVGGGDEVSPHSLSPLSQWRVPVKALNVVKPDAEVVGNHDLDYGFDAVGNYSNASEFPWLMANIVNESTGEPIEGTKPYTVVERDGVKVGVIGVADEKIKSKTAVDFDEQGYELQNYSDVASEYATELKAEQNVDVVVVSAHLGVPVAKNLANTTENVDAIVVGDDEIEYPPQETGGAVIMEAEARAEHVAELNLTVSNGEVTAWNGRLLNVTDDVPKNETVANIITDARSDELNDVAGRTTVPLDARFASNYHDETALGNMITDSFRAQTGAEVAITNAGGIRSNSVYGPGNVTVGDVYNILPFRNTLVTVELNGSELKQLLASQVVTLESDTGQRYGTEAQLQVSGVTYEYDGHEGDGPTISDAWVNGERLEEDETYTVTVNSYMAGWDGSVLTDAPRVSKTNVLYGTALLEYVENNSPVSPEDTNRIRRVDDFAEVQSVSVHRGTATVTLDAPNGTNATVEDSFYAVRGDSAERVEAESATLEDGSVKVRFDIADFWELRGHDGRLEIYGKYDTTAYDRVYFDHSVLNADFEDYEPGERKGHGDDKWRDHCEHGKHDDCDRHGGHHDGHSEDHRSHSGGHHGHASIAPITQSATPVAA, from the coding sequence ATGCGAAGGTCCGCACCCATCGTACTGATTCTCTGCCTCGTCGTCGCAGGCGCGGTACCGCCCGCGGCGACTGCAACTGACACGCACCGAGAGACTGCGTCGCTCGCGCAGACGCCGCACGCGGCACAAGCCGCACAGAACAACAGTACGACAGTAACCATCCTGTCGTACAACGACGTCCAGACCGCGGCCGCCGAAAACGGTACGTTCCCGCGGATGGTCACGCTACTCAACCAGCGCCGCGCCGCCCACGACAATCCGACGGTCGTGGTCGGCGGCGGTGACGAGGTGAGTCCCCACTCGCTCTCGCCGCTCAGTCAGTGGCGAGTGCCCGTGAAGGCACTTAACGTGGTGAAACCCGACGCCGAAGTCGTCGGCAACCACGACTTGGACTACGGCTTCGACGCCGTGGGTAACTACTCGAACGCTTCGGAGTTCCCGTGGCTCATGGCTAACATCGTCAACGAGAGCACGGGCGAACCCATCGAGGGAACCAAGCCCTACACCGTCGTCGAACGCGACGGCGTGAAAGTCGGCGTCATCGGGGTCGCCGACGAGAAGATCAAGTCCAAGACTGCGGTGGACTTCGACGAGCAGGGCTACGAACTGCAGAACTACTCCGACGTGGCGAGCGAGTACGCCACCGAACTCAAAGCAGAGCAGAACGTGGACGTGGTGGTCGTCTCGGCCCACCTCGGCGTCCCCGTAGCGAAGAACCTCGCTAACACGACCGAGAACGTCGATGCAATCGTCGTCGGCGACGACGAAATCGAGTACCCGCCACAGGAGACCGGTGGCGCGGTCATCATGGAGGCCGAAGCGCGCGCCGAACACGTCGCCGAACTCAACCTCACCGTCTCGAACGGCGAGGTGACGGCGTGGAACGGTCGCCTGCTGAACGTCACCGACGACGTGCCCAAGAACGAGACGGTTGCGAACATCATCACGGACGCCCGCTCGGACGAATTGAACGACGTCGCCGGACGAACGACGGTTCCGCTCGACGCGCGGTTCGCTTCGAACTACCACGACGAGACCGCACTCGGAAACATGATTACCGACTCGTTCCGCGCCCAGACCGGTGCGGAAGTCGCCATCACCAACGCGGGCGGCATCCGCTCGAACAGCGTCTACGGTCCGGGCAACGTCACGGTCGGTGACGTGTACAACATCCTGCCGTTCCGGAACACGCTCGTCACGGTCGAACTGAACGGCTCGGAACTCAAGCAACTGCTCGCCAGTCAGGTCGTCACGCTCGAAAGCGACACCGGCCAGCGCTACGGCACGGAGGCCCAGTTACAGGTCAGCGGCGTCACCTACGAGTACGACGGCCACGAGGGCGACGGCCCGACCATCAGCGACGCGTGGGTCAACGGCGAGCGACTGGAAGAAGACGAGACCTACACCGTGACGGTCAACTCCTACATGGCTGGCTGGGACGGTTCGGTCCTGACCGACGCCCCGCGAGTCAGCAAGACGAACGTGCTGTACGGCACGGCGCTACTGGAGTACGTCGAAAACAACAGTCCGGTCTCGCCCGAGGACACCAACCGCATCCGGCGCGTGGACGACTTCGCCGAAGTGCAGTCGGTCTCGGTCCATCGAGGCACTGCGACGGTCACGCTCGACGCTCCGAACGGCACGAACGCGACGGTCGAGGATAGCTTCTACGCCGTTCGCGGCGACTCCGCGGAGCGCGTCGAAGCCGAGTCGGCGACGCTGGAAGACGGGAGCGTGAAAGTGCGCTTCGACATCGCCGACTTCTGGGAACTGCGAGGGCACGACGGCCGACTCGAAATCTACGGCAAGTACGACACGACTGCCTACGACCGCGTCTACTTCGACCACTCGGTCCTCAACGCTGACTTCGAAGACTACGAGCCAGGCGAACGGAAAGGGCACGGAGACGACAAGTGGCGAGACCACTGTGAACACGGTAAGCACGACGACTGCGACAGACACGGAGGTCACCACGACGGTCACTCAGAAGACCACCGCAGTCACTCCGGCGGCCACCACGGCCACGCCAGCATCGCACCGATTACGCAGTCGGCCACGCCGGTCGCCGCGTAA
- a CDS encoding GNAT family N-acetyltransferase, with protein sequence MSEQDSQTETYAVEERIPTPTEFVALRDATGLPPRSREGVERGLPNSVFGVVVVHEPTRETVGMGRIVGDGGTVFQIGDMAVHPDHQRQGLGAKIIEALLAYLDREAPPDSYVNLVADVDGFYEQFGFEEVRPDSKGMYLRTE encoded by the coding sequence ATGTCTGAACAGGATTCCCAAACCGAGACCTATGCCGTCGAAGAACGGATTCCGACGCCGACGGAGTTCGTCGCACTCCGGGACGCGACCGGACTGCCCCCGCGGTCGCGGGAGGGCGTCGAGCGCGGACTCCCGAACTCCGTCTTCGGCGTGGTCGTTGTCCACGAACCGACCCGAGAGACCGTCGGCATGGGCCGCATCGTCGGCGACGGCGGGACCGTCTTCCAAATCGGCGACATGGCAGTCCACCCAGACCACCAGCGGCAGGGTCTCGGGGCGAAGATTATCGAGGCTCTGCTGGCGTACCTCGACCGTGAAGCCCCGCCGGACAGTTACGTCAACCTCGTGGCCGACGTAGACGGCTTCTACGAGCAGTTCGGCTTCGAGGAAGTGCGACCGGATTCGAAGGGGATGTACCTCCGAACGGAGTAG
- a CDS encoding response regulator: MDASESASETTVLVVDDERPLADIFEQWLRDDYEVEVAYDVSTALEALDERLDVALLDRRLPDGSGDDVLAEIRSRDLDCRVGLVSAVAPDLDVLDLDYDLYVEKPVSNRETLTATVEDLVRWGEYDRVVREYVALRTKHDMLVARFGRTRLANSDRWDRLLARLGQLRERLPDDDAALAEADAQRDAQDSTAPDADDESR; the protein is encoded by the coding sequence ATGGATGCCTCGGAGTCTGCCTCCGAGACGACGGTATTAGTCGTAGACGACGAGCGACCGCTCGCAGACATCTTCGAGCAGTGGCTTCGAGACGACTACGAGGTCGAAGTCGCGTACGACGTATCGACAGCGTTGGAGGCACTGGACGAGCGACTCGACGTCGCGCTACTCGACCGTCGACTCCCTGACGGGTCTGGCGACGACGTTCTCGCCGAGATTCGCTCTCGGGACCTTGACTGCCGCGTCGGACTCGTCTCGGCGGTGGCTCCCGACCTCGACGTGCTGGACCTCGACTACGACCTGTACGTCGAGAAGCCAGTCTCGAACCGCGAGACGCTCACTGCCACCGTCGAGGACCTCGTCAGGTGGGGAGAGTACGACCGCGTGGTCCGCGAGTACGTCGCTCTGCGGACGAAACACGACATGCTTGTCGCCCGGTTCGGTCGGACGCGATTGGCCAACAGCGACCGGTGGGACCGACTGCTCGCTCGACTGGGACAGCTTCGAGAACGACTGCCGGACGACGACGCTGCGCTCGCGGAGGCCGACGCACAGCGAGACGCACAAGATTCGACGGCTCCCGACGCGGACGACGAGTCACGATAA
- a CDS encoding aldehyde dehydrogenase family protein: protein MSDRGFTADGDWNALYIDGEWEDAGDRDTIAVENPATREQVTTVPAATEDDVDRAYGAAADAQSEWAERPADERVEVIKSALGLLDDHRDEILESLAVESGSANAKAFAEWQTAQGMCHHATGLADELGTEEADSFIPGKENEIERIPAGVVGVISPWNFPFNLSMRAVAPALATGNAVVLKPASPTPVTGGLLLAKIFDEAGLPDGLLNVVTGHGSDIGDRMAEHPALDVMAFTGSTQVGKRVASKAAENLALPAMELGGNNPFVVTDDADLDAAIDSAVFGSFLHQGQICISINRHIVHEDIYDEYVEKLTERAESLPIGDPTDRENVIGPIIDEDQRDQMLDYVETTVEAGATLETGGDHDGLFVEPTVLSGAENDMAAACNEHFGPIAPVIPYSDDEEAIEMANDTEYGLAGAVHAGDMERARELADRIEAGMVHINDQPINEEPNVPFGGVKESGIGRYDGEEILHELTQTKWVSVQEERREYPF from the coding sequence ATGTCAGACAGAGGCTTCACAGCAGACGGCGACTGGAACGCCCTCTACATCGACGGCGAGTGGGAGGATGCGGGCGACCGAGACACCATCGCAGTCGAGAATCCGGCGACGCGCGAGCAGGTGACGACTGTCCCTGCGGCGACCGAGGACGACGTAGACCGGGCCTACGGAGCGGCCGCAGACGCCCAGTCGGAGTGGGCCGAGCGACCGGCGGACGAGCGCGTCGAGGTCATCAAGAGCGCCCTCGGTCTGCTGGACGACCACCGCGACGAAATCCTCGAATCGCTGGCCGTCGAGTCGGGGAGCGCGAACGCCAAGGCGTTCGCCGAGTGGCAGACTGCACAGGGGATGTGCCACCACGCGACCGGTCTCGCCGACGAACTCGGCACCGAGGAAGCCGACTCGTTCATCCCCGGCAAGGAAAACGAAATCGAGCGCATCCCGGCGGGCGTCGTCGGCGTCATCTCGCCGTGGAACTTCCCGTTCAATCTCTCGATGCGCGCTGTGGCACCCGCGCTGGCGACGGGCAACGCAGTCGTCCTCAAGCCTGCCTCGCCGACGCCCGTGACGGGCGGTCTCTTGCTGGCGAAAATCTTCGACGAAGCAGGTCTCCCTGACGGTCTGCTGAACGTCGTGACCGGCCACGGCTCTGACATCGGCGACCGGATGGCCGAACATCCCGCACTGGACGTGATGGCGTTCACCGGTTCGACGCAGGTCGGCAAGCGCGTGGCCTCGAAGGCGGCGGAGAATCTCGCGCTTCCCGCGATGGAACTCGGCGGCAACAACCCCTTCGTCGTCACCGACGACGCGGACCTCGACGCGGCAATCGACTCGGCAGTGTTCGGGTCGTTCCTCCATCAGGGCCAGATTTGTATCTCCATCAACCGCCACATCGTCCACGAGGACATCTACGACGAGTACGTCGAGAAGCTAACGGAGCGCGCAGAGAGCCTGCCGATTGGCGACCCCACGGACCGAGAGAACGTCATCGGTCCAATCATCGACGAGGACCAGCGCGACCAGATGCTCGACTACGTGGAGACGACCGTCGAGGCTGGCGCGACGCTGGAGACCGGTGGCGACCACGACGGCTTGTTCGTCGAGCCGACAGTGCTGTCGGGGGCGGAAAACGACATGGCGGCGGCGTGCAACGAACACTTCGGTCCAATCGCGCCCGTGATTCCGTACTCGGATGATGAAGAGGCCATCGAGATGGCCAACGACACGGAGTACGGGCTTGCTGGGGCTGTTCACGCTGGCGACATGGAGAGAGCGCGAGAGCTTGCAGACCGCATCGAGGCGGGCATGGTCCACATCAACGACCAGCCAATCAACGAAGAGCCGAACGTTCCGTTTGGTGGTGTCAAAGAGTCCGGAATCGGCCGGTACGACGGCGAGGAGATTCTGCACGAGTTGACCCAGACGAAGTGGGTCTCGGTGCAGGAAGAGCGGCGTGAGTATCCGTTCTAA
- a CDS encoding DUF7112 family protein, protein MADRISSDNDAVQTVRATLVKSGALDRPKIELPAPDAARFPTDEIVRVVADETEYRARFEAPLTGDTREIRGFYDSPRLARNPGDGENRLGEWATASNVEFGQSVLVDVVEEGFKYGVREPGQRVIYEATESPDSNLADIANELDG, encoded by the coding sequence ATGGCCGACCGCATCTCCAGCGACAACGACGCCGTCCAAACCGTCCGCGCGACCCTCGTCAAGAGCGGCGCGCTCGACCGCCCGAAGATCGAACTCCCCGCGCCGGACGCCGCCCGCTTCCCGACAGACGAAATCGTCCGTGTCGTCGCCGACGAGACGGAGTACCGAGCGCGCTTCGAAGCCCCGTTGACCGGCGACACGCGCGAAATTCGAGGATTCTACGACTCGCCGCGACTGGCGCGCAACCCCGGCGACGGCGAGAACCGCCTTGGCGAGTGGGCGACGGCGTCCAACGTCGAGTTCGGTCAGTCGGTCCTCGTCGACGTGGTCGAAGAAGGGTTCAAGTACGGCGTCCGAGAACCCGGCCAGCGAGTCATCTACGAGGCGACCGAGTCGCCGGATTCGAATTTGGCCGACATCGCCAACGAACTCGACGGCTGA
- a CDS encoding helix-turn-helix domain-containing protein translates to MVIAEFTIDHPVLFESLNRVPDIEIEWQETYQRPDGPTQMLFWIESDDFDRVDRTLDDEPAVTNPTVLARTGDRRFYRVDFTNLGEETNLMPQLIEVGGVLRKAVGTNDGWECQARFPDRQAIERVYRFCTDHDIEFTVERLYEETDWSQTGVTLTEAQRETLVEAVESGYLDIPRRCSLANLAERLGISDSAASERFRRGVKELVQQTIPLNGE, encoded by the coding sequence ATGGTAATTGCAGAATTCACTATCGACCATCCAGTGCTGTTCGAATCGCTGAATCGCGTCCCCGACATCGAAATCGAATGGCAAGAGACGTACCAACGGCCGGATGGTCCGACACAGATGCTCTTCTGGATAGAGAGCGATGATTTCGACCGAGTTGACCGGACGCTGGACGATGAACCCGCGGTGACGAATCCGACGGTACTAGCTCGTACGGGCGACCGGCGCTTCTACAGAGTGGACTTCACAAATCTGGGCGAGGAGACGAATTTGATGCCGCAACTCATCGAAGTCGGCGGTGTCCTTCGAAAGGCAGTTGGCACGAACGACGGATGGGAGTGTCAAGCTCGCTTTCCGGACCGACAGGCGATCGAACGGGTCTATCGTTTCTGCACCGACCACGACATCGAGTTCACGGTCGAACGACTGTACGAGGAGACTGACTGGAGCCAAACTGGCGTCACACTGACGGAGGCCCAACGGGAGACGCTCGTCGAAGCAGTCGAGAGTGGCTATCTCGACATCCCACGAAGGTGTTCGCTGGCGAACCTCGCGGAGCGGCTTGGAATCTCCGACAGCGCTGCGTCCGAACGATTCCGACGCGGGGTGAAAGAACTCGTCCAGCAGACAATACCTCTGAACGGCGAGTGA
- a CDS encoding SOUL family heme-binding protein, producing the protein MRNRTKALLGVAGGLFAAWVGWGAYSTYSTERVPYETVESFDGVEVRRYPRTVLVETTADSSGAAFGRLFKYISGANESEDAVSMTAPVPTGGGSKIEMTAPVRMAKPGRIATSSGEDVSMTAPVRVARQGNSGDDGGPVTMAFYLPPEYTPGSAPTPTDPRVRLVVEPPRTLAVTSFSWYATDSRVARQEQQLLDALERHGIEPLDRPVLFGYNDPWTPPFMQRNEVAVEIEARE; encoded by the coding sequence ATGCGCAACCGAACGAAAGCGCTACTGGGGGTCGCCGGGGGACTGTTCGCCGCGTGGGTCGGGTGGGGAGCGTACAGCACCTACTCGACCGAGCGGGTGCCCTACGAGACAGTCGAGTCGTTCGACGGCGTCGAGGTTCGTCGCTATCCGCGGACCGTCCTCGTGGAGACGACAGCCGACAGCAGCGGAGCGGCGTTCGGCCGCCTGTTCAAGTACATCAGCGGCGCGAACGAGAGCGAGGACGCAGTTTCGATGACTGCGCCCGTGCCGACGGGCGGCGGTTCGAAGATAGAGATGACCGCACCGGTCCGGATGGCCAAGCCCGGTCGGATTGCGACGTCGAGCGGCGAGGACGTCTCGATGACAGCACCGGTTCGAGTCGCAAGACAGGGCAACAGCGGGGACGACGGTGGACCGGTCACCATGGCGTTCTACCTGCCGCCGGAGTACACGCCGGGGAGCGCGCCGACGCCGACGGACCCGCGAGTGCGACTGGTCGTGGAACCGCCGCGGACGCTCGCCGTCACGTCGTTCTCGTGGTACGCCACGGACAGTCGAGTGGCACGGCAGGAGCAACAACTGCTCGACGCGCTCGAAAGGCACGGCATCGAACCGCTGGACCGGCCGGTGCTGTTCGGCTACAACGACCCGTGGACGCCGCCGTTCATGCAACGGAACGAGGTGGCGGTGGAAATCGAGGCGCGAGAGTAG
- a CDS encoding 30S ribosomal protein S6e, whose translation MADFQVVVADPDSGATYQRDIDGQDANRFLGKSIGEQADGGAVGLDGYTVEITGGSDKAGRPMRGDVAGPNLKQVLVEGGTGYEPSRDGERKRVTVRGAEVSEEVAQLNVSIAERGDTSVEELYGEGGDDEEADDE comes from the coding sequence ATGGCAGACTTTCAGGTCGTCGTTGCGGACCCCGACTCTGGGGCCACGTACCAGCGCGACATCGACGGACAGGACGCGAACCGATTCCTCGGCAAGTCCATCGGCGAGCAAGCAGACGGCGGTGCCGTCGGTCTCGACGGCTACACGGTCGAGATTACCGGTGGCTCGGACAAGGCCGGTCGCCCGATGCGCGGCGACGTCGCTGGCCCGAACCTCAAGCAGGTTCTCGTCGAAGGCGGCACGGGGTACGAGCCCTCCCGCGACGGCGAGCGCAAGCGCGTGACCGTCCGCGGCGCGGAAGTCAGCGAAGAGGTCGCCCAACTCAACGTCTCCATTGCAGAGCGCGGCGACACCTCTGTCGAAGAGCTGTACGGCGAAGGCGGCGACGACGAAGAAGCCGACGACGAATAA
- a CDS encoding bacterio-opsin activator domain-containing protein yields the protein MGGVDQGDTTERPSGTVEVLYVGPDRDRGEQSVRALESVRPELSGHAVRTFERASTAVTNDHADCVVSEYSLPSSDGVELLRTVREERPGLPFILYTDSGDESVASEAVSAGVTEYFRRGDDTVDRSTLADCIVETTEDHRTERQRRRGHRALETAHEGICLLDDDGTITYSNPAYDDTYGYEKGELVGEQWETLYSPAESERIESEIVPKLKRDGVWSGETTGTRSDGTEFPEMHSITTTEDGGIACVVRDVSERNRRRRQLSEREDYLRKLYETTSDLQLSFDEKVERLLEIGCERFGLDVGFLSEIDAGGFEVRHAHGSHELLQAGETAQLSETYCRRTYGAPGPVEVSNATEEGWNGDVAHQKYGLESYLGVAVSVAGERFGTLCFADTSPQKSSFTDHEQTYLELMSEWVSAELERERRENRLAALAELTQDLMDDETHAQVCRTVVDSADTFGLSAVALALYDEDSASLRPTEATAVAAEHLPLDDLCRTGEGEAWQSVVEGEMRTIASDDDAVSEYSIVPLGDHGGLVVGAATQSFRETDLDFLRTMALNVESALDRAEREQLLHERESTLQERNESLERLNRINSIIRTIDQALVEASTRDEIHEVVCKHLANLDSYKLAWVGEYDGVNAEVEPVTWVGDGDEYVQSITITSDDSATGTGPAGTAIETGEPQVVDSVFRDSTLGPWRQAALAHGYHSIISIPLAYDGSTYGVMTVYGSETNTFGQLERDVLTELGETIAYAINSVEHKKALVADSVVELDFEITGPGVEILDLCSEHDCSFTYETAFRQSDGELRVYFSTTGADSDRVTEFAPNGAVSDITHLSTWEESSRSLFEAVLTDESLTATIFAHGGVPTTIEVDDDAIDLTVELPADGDARSFVAMLDDRLPNVELLAQREFERPHRTRNSFHAELDAELTDRQQEVLKTAHFSGYFQSPRNRTGEEIGRSLDISQPTFNNHLRVAQRKLFDLLFEHRATRL from the coding sequence ATGGGTGGAGTGGATCAAGGTGACACCACCGAACGTCCGTCGGGCACCGTGGAGGTACTCTACGTCGGTCCGGACCGCGACCGAGGTGAACAGTCCGTCCGAGCGTTAGAATCGGTGCGACCGGAACTATCAGGTCACGCGGTCAGAACGTTCGAAAGGGCGTCGACGGCCGTCACGAACGACCACGCTGACTGCGTCGTCAGCGAGTATTCGCTCCCCAGTAGTGACGGCGTCGAGTTGCTTCGGACAGTGCGCGAGGAACGGCCCGGTCTCCCCTTCATCCTCTACACCGACAGCGGTGACGAATCGGTCGCGAGCGAGGCAGTCTCCGCTGGCGTCACGGAGTATTTCCGTCGCGGCGACGACACAGTGGACCGTTCGACGCTCGCGGACTGCATCGTCGAGACGACCGAAGACCATCGAACCGAACGCCAACGACGCCGCGGACACAGAGCGCTGGAGACGGCCCACGAAGGCATCTGCCTGCTCGACGACGACGGGACGATAACGTACTCGAACCCGGCGTACGACGACACGTACGGCTACGAAAAGGGAGAGTTAGTCGGCGAACAGTGGGAGACGTTGTACTCACCGGCAGAATCCGAGCGAATCGAATCGGAGATCGTCCCGAAGCTGAAACGAGATGGCGTCTGGTCGGGAGAGACGACCGGCACGCGCTCTGACGGGACCGAATTTCCCGAGATGCACTCGATTACGACGACTGAGGACGGGGGAATCGCCTGCGTCGTCCGGGACGTTTCGGAGCGAAACCGTCGCCGCCGTCAACTTAGCGAACGCGAAGACTACCTCAGAAAACTCTACGAGACGACGTCCGACCTGCAACTCTCGTTCGATGAGAAGGTCGAACGCCTCCTCGAAATCGGCTGTGAGCGCTTCGGCCTCGACGTTGGGTTCCTCTCCGAAATCGACGCCGGTGGGTTCGAAGTGCGACACGCCCACGGCTCTCACGAGTTGCTACAGGCGGGCGAGACGGCCCAACTCTCGGAGACGTACTGTCGTCGCACGTACGGCGCTCCGGGACCAGTCGAAGTCTCGAACGCGACGGAGGAAGGTTGGAACGGGGACGTCGCCCACCAGAAGTACGGACTGGAGAGTTACCTCGGCGTCGCCGTCTCCGTCGCGGGCGAACGGTTCGGAACCCTCTGTTTCGCAGACACGTCGCCACAAAAGTCGTCGTTCACCGACCACGAGCAAACCTACTTGGAACTGATGAGCGAGTGGGTGAGCGCGGAACTCGAACGCGAGCGCCGAGAGAACCGCCTCGCCGCCCTCGCCGAACTCACGCAGGACTTGATGGACGACGAAACGCACGCACAGGTCTGTAGAACGGTCGTCGATAGCGCGGACACGTTCGGTCTGTCTGCCGTCGCTCTCGCCCTCTACGACGAGGACAGTGCGTCGCTTCGACCGACCGAAGCCACCGCAGTCGCTGCCGAACACCTCCCACTCGACGACCTCTGTCGAACGGGGGAAGGTGAAGCGTGGCAGTCCGTCGTCGAAGGTGAGATGCGCACGATAGCGTCCGACGACGATGCGGTTTCCGAGTATTCCATCGTTCCGTTGGGCGACCACGGTGGGTTGGTGGTCGGTGCCGCTACCCAATCGTTCCGGGAGACCGACCTCGACTTCCTCCGGACGATGGCGCTGAACGTCGAATCGGCGTTGGACCGTGCCGAGCGCGAACAGTTACTCCACGAACGCGAATCGACGCTACAGGAACGAAACGAGTCACTGGAACGACTGAACCGCATCAACAGCATCATCAGAACTATCGACCAAGCACTCGTCGAAGCCTCGACCCGAGACGAGATACACGAGGTGGTCTGTAAGCATCTGGCCAACCTCGACTCCTACAAACTCGCGTGGGTGGGGGAGTACGACGGCGTCAACGCGGAAGTGGAACCAGTGACGTGGGTCGGTGACGGTGACGAGTACGTCCAGAGCATCACGATTACGAGCGACGACTCAGCCACTGGTACTGGACCAGCAGGAACCGCCATCGAAACCGGTGAACCACAAGTCGTCGATAGCGTGTTTCGGGACTCTACGCTCGGGCCGTGGCGACAGGCCGCACTCGCTCACGGCTACCACTCCATCATCTCGATTCCGCTCGCCTACGACGGGTCCACGTACGGTGTGATGACCGTCTACGGGTCCGAGACGAACACGTTCGGTCAACTGGAGCGAGACGTCCTCACAGAACTCGGGGAAACTATCGCGTATGCCATCAACTCCGTCGAACACAAGAAGGCGCTCGTCGCCGACAGCGTCGTCGAACTGGACTTCGAGATTACAGGGCCTGGAGTCGAAATACTCGACCTCTGTTCGGAGCACGACTGCTCGTTCACGTACGAGACGGCATTCCGTCAGTCGGACGGCGAGTTGCGAGTTTACTTTTCCACCACCGGCGCGGACTCCGACCGAGTCACTGAATTCGCTCCGAACGGGGCCGTCTCCGACATCACGCACCTCTCGACGTGGGAGGAATCTTCGAGGTCGCTCTTCGAGGCGGTGTTGACGGACGAAAGTCTCACCGCGACGATATTCGCTCACGGAGGGGTTCCAACTACCATCGAGGTCGACGACGACGCCATAGACCTCACCGTCGAACTGCCTGCCGACGGGGACGCTCGCTCGTTCGTTGCGATGCTGGACGACCGACTGCCGAACGTCGAACTGCTCGCACAGCGCGAGTTCGAGCGACCACACCGAACGCGGAACAGTTTCCACGCCGAACTCGACGCCGAACTGACCGACAGACAACAGGAGGTGTTGAAGACCGCCCACTTCAGCGGCTACTTCCAGTCGCCTCGGAACCGAACCGGCGAAGAAATCGGGCGCTCGCTCGACATCTCGCAACCGACGTTCAACAACCACTTGCGGGTCGCACAGCGGAAACTGTTCGACCTGTTGTTCGAGCACCGGGCCACTCGTCTCTAG
- a CDS encoding HalOD1 output domain-containing protein encodes MTIDERPAQASLSERVVTTVADAKGVDVAELEPLYHHVDPDALDQLFQTTVGGVERTNGSVTFTLDGVRVTVTSDGECFATLPPESSEDDASE; translated from the coding sequence ATGACAATCGACGAACGGCCCGCACAAGCGTCGCTCAGCGAACGCGTCGTGACGACCGTCGCCGACGCGAAAGGGGTGGACGTAGCGGAGTTAGAACCGCTGTATCACCACGTAGACCCAGACGCACTCGACCAGTTGTTTCAGACCACAGTCGGCGGCGTCGAGCGCACCAACGGGTCCGTGACGTTCACGCTGGACGGCGTGCGGGTTACCGTCACCAGCGACGGCGAGTGTTTCGCCACGCTTCCGCCGGAGAGTTCCGAGGACGACGCGTCCGAGTGA